One part of the Nematostella vectensis chromosome 8, jaNemVect1.1, whole genome shotgun sequence genome encodes these proteins:
- the LOC5506128 gene encoding uncharacterized protein LOC5506128 isoform X4: MKSSIAFSALLQCLLVLVIQGNYDNAGLEQLGCYRNRHCALGGRPFPVHLKTFHDALHMNESELEVKVIRPCAELAKKKGYLWFGIEYWGECWSGEHAHSTYFKDGRSSHCCNGVGKDNTVFAYRIKEPMCDQYMTFDDETRAQNYTNIDGPFKTDNNGSTNHMFAGNLWYRFLGNTGTAIATTCVPPRHCDAILTGWMKDEHPRVTDGVVNRTSRLKLQD, from the exons ATGAAGTCTTCCATCGCCTTCTCGGCTCTGCTTCAATGTCTCTTGGTGCTCGTAATCCAAGGCAACTATGACAACG CAGGCCTCGAACAACTTGGTTGCTATAGGAACCGTCACTGTGCCCTAGGAGGCCGCCCATTTCCCGTCCACCTCAAAACCTTCCACGACGCGCTTCACATGAACGAAAGCGAACTCGAGGTCAAAGTCATCAGGCCATGTGCCGAGCTCGCCAAGAAGaagggatacctgtggtttgGCATAGAGTACTGGGGCGAGTGTTGGAGTGGAGAGCATGCGCACTCAACATATTTCAAAGATGGCCGCTCTTCGCATTGCTGTAATGGCGTCGGCAAGGACAACACTGTGTTTGCCTACAGAATAAAGG AACCAATGTGTGATCAATATATGACGTTTGATGACGAGACGCGGGCGCAAAACTACACCAACATAGACGGTCCTTTCAAAACCGACAATAACGGCTCTACAAATCACATGTTTGCTGGAAACCTCTGGTACCGATTCCTCGGCAACACAGGGACGGCCATTGCTACAACATGCGTCCCCCCGCGTCATTGCGATGCTATTTTAACAGGATGGATGAAAGATGAACACCCAAGAGTGACAGACGGAGTAGTGAACCGAACG AGTCGGTTAAAGCTTCAAGATTAG
- the LOC5506128 gene encoding uncharacterized protein LOC5506128 isoform X3 produces the protein MKSSIAFSALLQCLLVLVIQGNYDNAGLEQLGCYRNRHCALGGRPFPVHLKTFHDALHMNESELEVKVIRPCAELAKKKGYLWFGIEYWGECWSGEHAHSTYFKDGRSSHCCNGVGKDNTVFAYRIKEPMCDQYMTFDDETRAQNYTNIDGPFKTDNNGSTNHMFAGNLWYRFLGNTGTAIATTCVPPRHCDAILTGWMKDEHPRVTDGVVNRTVFFSDSENGKNDCYNKKSRLKLQD, from the exons ATGAAGTCTTCCATCGCCTTCTCGGCTCTGCTTCAATGTCTCTTGGTGCTCGTAATCCAAGGCAACTATGACAACG CAGGCCTCGAACAACTTGGTTGCTATAGGAACCGTCACTGTGCCCTAGGAGGCCGCCCATTTCCCGTCCACCTCAAAACCTTCCACGACGCGCTTCACATGAACGAAAGCGAACTCGAGGTCAAAGTCATCAGGCCATGTGCCGAGCTCGCCAAGAAGaagggatacctgtggtttgGCATAGAGTACTGGGGCGAGTGTTGGAGTGGAGAGCATGCGCACTCAACATATTTCAAAGATGGCCGCTCTTCGCATTGCTGTAATGGCGTCGGCAAGGACAACACTGTGTTTGCCTACAGAATAAAGG AACCAATGTGTGATCAATATATGACGTTTGATGACGAGACGCGGGCGCAAAACTACACCAACATAGACGGTCCTTTCAAAACCGACAATAACGGCTCTACAAATCACATGTTTGCTGGAAACCTCTGGTACCGATTCCTCGGCAACACAGGGACGGCCATTGCTACAACATGCGTCCCCCCGCGTCATTGCGATGCTATTTTAACAGGATGGATGAAAGATGAACACCCAAGAGTGACAGACGGAGTAGTGAACCGAACG GTCTTTTTTTCTGACTCCGAAAATGGCAAGAAcgattgttataataaaaag AGTCGGTTAAAGCTTCAAGATTAG
- the LOC5506128 gene encoding uncharacterized protein LOC5506128 isoform X1 — protein sequence MKSSIAFSALLQCLLVLVIQGNYDNAGLEQLGCYRNRHCALGGRPFPVHLKTFHDALHMNESELEVKVIRPCAELAKKKGYLWFGIEYWGECWSGEHAHSTYFKDGRSSHCCNGVGKDNTVFAYRIKEPMCDQYMTFDDETRAQNYTNIDGPFKTDNNGSTNHMFAGNLWYRFLGNTGTAIATTCVPPRHCDAILTGWMKDEHPRVTDGVVNRTVFFSDSENGKNDCYNKKVRIQVRNCGGYYVYKLPEVPLNPARYCGNGRVG from the exons ATGAAGTCTTCCATCGCCTTCTCGGCTCTGCTTCAATGTCTCTTGGTGCTCGTAATCCAAGGCAACTATGACAACG CAGGCCTCGAACAACTTGGTTGCTATAGGAACCGTCACTGTGCCCTAGGAGGCCGCCCATTTCCCGTCCACCTCAAAACCTTCCACGACGCGCTTCACATGAACGAAAGCGAACTCGAGGTCAAAGTCATCAGGCCATGTGCCGAGCTCGCCAAGAAGaagggatacctgtggtttgGCATAGAGTACTGGGGCGAGTGTTGGAGTGGAGAGCATGCGCACTCAACATATTTCAAAGATGGCCGCTCTTCGCATTGCTGTAATGGCGTCGGCAAGGACAACACTGTGTTTGCCTACAGAATAAAGG AACCAATGTGTGATCAATATATGACGTTTGATGACGAGACGCGGGCGCAAAACTACACCAACATAGACGGTCCTTTCAAAACCGACAATAACGGCTCTACAAATCACATGTTTGCTGGAAACCTCTGGTACCGATTCCTCGGCAACACAGGGACGGCCATTGCTACAACATGCGTCCCCCCGCGTCATTGCGATGCTATTTTAACAGGATGGATGAAAGATGAACACCCAAGAGTGACAGACGGAGTAGTGAACCGAACG GTCTTTTTTTCTGACTCCGAAAATGGCAAGAAcgattgttataataaaaaggtGCGAATCCAAGTGCGTAATTGCGGGGGCTATTACGTGTACAAGCTGCCCGAGGTTCCCTTGAATCCCGCGCGCTACTGTGGCAACGGCAG AGTCGGTTAA
- the LOC5506128 gene encoding uncharacterized protein LOC5506128 isoform X2 has translation MKSSIAFSALLQCLLVLVIQGNYDNGLEQLGCYRNRHCALGGRPFPVHLKTFHDALHMNESELEVKVIRPCAELAKKKGYLWFGIEYWGECWSGEHAHSTYFKDGRSSHCCNGVGKDNTVFAYRIKEPMCDQYMTFDDETRAQNYTNIDGPFKTDNNGSTNHMFAGNLWYRFLGNTGTAIATTCVPPRHCDAILTGWMKDEHPRVTDGVVNRTVFFSDSENGKNDCYNKKVRIQVRNCGGYYVYKLPEVPLNPARYCGNGRVG, from the exons ATGAAGTCTTCCATCGCCTTCTCGGCTCTGCTTCAATGTCTCTTGGTGCTCGTAATCCAAGGCAACTATGACAACG GCCTCGAACAACTTGGTTGCTATAGGAACCGTCACTGTGCCCTAGGAGGCCGCCCATTTCCCGTCCACCTCAAAACCTTCCACGACGCGCTTCACATGAACGAAAGCGAACTCGAGGTCAAAGTCATCAGGCCATGTGCCGAGCTCGCCAAGAAGaagggatacctgtggtttgGCATAGAGTACTGGGGCGAGTGTTGGAGTGGAGAGCATGCGCACTCAACATATTTCAAAGATGGCCGCTCTTCGCATTGCTGTAATGGCGTCGGCAAGGACAACACTGTGTTTGCCTACAGAATAAAGG AACCAATGTGTGATCAATATATGACGTTTGATGACGAGACGCGGGCGCAAAACTACACCAACATAGACGGTCCTTTCAAAACCGACAATAACGGCTCTACAAATCACATGTTTGCTGGAAACCTCTGGTACCGATTCCTCGGCAACACAGGGACGGCCATTGCTACAACATGCGTCCCCCCGCGTCATTGCGATGCTATTTTAACAGGATGGATGAAAGATGAACACCCAAGAGTGACAGACGGAGTAGTGAACCGAACG GTCTTTTTTTCTGACTCCGAAAATGGCAAGAAcgattgttataataaaaaggtGCGAATCCAAGTGCGTAATTGCGGGGGCTATTACGTGTACAAGCTGCCCGAGGTTCCCTTGAATCCCGCGCGCTACTGTGGCAACGGCAG AGTCGGTTAA